The Onychomys torridus chromosome X, mOncTor1.1, whole genome shotgun sequence genomic interval CTACAAaacatctctccctcctccagggAAAAATAGTACAGGACAGTTAAGACAAATAACTATTGGGCATGATCATTGGATGCAAAGGATTAATTGCTGCGAACAGATAAACAAAGTGGCATTACAAAAATCTCTAAGAGGTTAGTAGGTTAGTTTGTGTCAAAATGTAGTGTTATTATTCTGCTAGTTAAAAATGATACATGGTTTGATCTTTCTAAAGTCTTTATAATTATCCAAGGTATCAAAATTAATGTTATATTTTTACAACTCATGACTTTAACTTATGATTTATCTGCTTACTTATTTCAGACTTTTAGAAACATACTAatggttaaataaataatattctttaGTTTTTATGATGGTGTACATTACAGAATATCAGAtacttaaacaaatatttagcaggtatccaaaaaataaattaatattctcTTGTTCACTTACCACTTATGaaaatgcatttatatttaaaatgcatgTAAAATGAAGGAATGCTCTTaggtaaaaggagaaaaggaaattttCAAATCAGAGTTCAGGAATTATATGGTAAAATTTGTTAGCCCAATAGGATTTTTCCTGATTTGAGGATGTAGATCAAAGAATTGAGATGTTCTACACATTACATTCTAATCTTtgataaagtataaataaaacctAATATGAATTACCTTCTccaaatgtaattataatttaaaagaaaatatatttttggaaTTTTAGAATGGACAGTCATCTCAACCAGAGATCAATTATGTTCACACAGTCTTTTGTACAAGCctaagaaaattttgccttgtacTAAGAATTTACTTGAAGGAAGAACTTTcatattaaataagaaagaagaaatgcaatgtaatgaaaagaagaacaagaaaagaaaggttcAGAATCTCTGATTTAAAGCTATGTGATGgtagcacctgcctttaatcctcacactagggagagagaggcaggaggatctctgtgctTTTGAGGCCAGAATGGGCTACCGAGCGAGTTCCTGGAAAGGCTctaaagcttcacagagaaaccctgtctcaaaaaataaaataaaaagtaagtctCTCTCTGGTTGGGGCTTGGAGGGAAGCGCTCTTGCCTGGTTAGATGCTGCCTCGCCATCAGCACTGGCAAGGTAGACCCCAACAAGCCCTGGGGCAAGATGTCCTCAAAATCCTTCTTCGTGCAGATGTGCCAGGAGGAGCACAAGAAAAAGCACCCGGAGTCCTCGGGCAACTTCGACGAGTTCTCCAAGAAGTTCAAAGATTTGGCCACAAGCCACAAAGCTCGTTATGACAGAGAGATGAAGAATTATGTTCCTCCCAAAGTtgataagaaaggaaaaacaaaaaaggatccTAATGCTCCAAAAAGACCACTGTTTGCCTTCTTCCTGTTTTGCTCTGAACATCGCCCAAAGATCAAAAGTGAACACCCCGGCCTGACTTTTAGAGATACTGCAAAAAAATTGGGTGAGATGTGGTCTGAACAGTCTGCCAAAGATGAACAACCCTATGAGCAGAAAGCAGCTAAACTAAAGGAGAAGTATGAAAAGGATATTGCTGCATACTGTGCCAAGGGCAAAAGTGAAGCATGAAAGAAGGGTCCTGGTAGGCCAACAGACTCCAAGAAGAATGAACCAGAAGattaggaagaagaggaggaggaggaggaagatgaagatgaggaggaggagggggaggatgaAGAATAAATGGCTGTCCTAAAATGTGTGGCGTGTATGTGCTCAGGCAATTATTTTGCTAAGAATGTGAAATTCAAGTGCAACTCAACATTAGCTTCAGTATAAAAACTTTACAGATTTTTGTATAGCTGATGAGATTCTTTgtagagaaaatacatttttttaaaggagtttgTAGCTTTTTCAGGAGCTACAATGAACATTTTGATTTAAAGCTTTTGATGTTGAATGTTCCTAAATATTTAATggtttctttaatttcttatagTAGCACAGCAAACTTAATAGGAATTTGTATTACCagtaaattgttttgttttgttttttaggatgttgcattttgtctttaaaaaattgtaataaaataatatatattacaaaaaataaaataaagaatctCTGATCTAGTTCAGTAACTACCTTCATTTTTATGGACAAAGCAAATGATGTTCATTGAGGTTAAGTGACTCTGAATCACAGGGCTAGtttaatttcagaaagaaaattaggATTCAGAGGCCATACATTTTTCCATTAGCCCACAGTGATGTTCAGATTAAATAATTCTAAAGGAAGAGAAACttaaacaaatttaattaatttaattaaagaaCACATCTATTTCACTGAAGCATAATTAGAATTTTTTCAAAATCTTTACTATGTATTAGAGAATGATTTTCAGATAATTCCTAGAATATTTTCCTATCACAGATATTAAAATGTGATAACAAATAGATGTATTATTTTATCACTTCAATAAAGATTgtgattaaaattttttcatttgtcCTAGGGCATATTTCTTAGATGATTGAATGACTCCTTCTGGATATTATCTGGAATTGACATGAATAAATTAATTAGCATTCAGGAATaatggtgtttacatttctcagtCTCAGTAGACACTTTattcaaattctttttctttttcttcttattattatttttattattattatgtgttttaattttatacttcagccatgggttcccctgtcctcatccctcccgcccctacccctaccttccctcagcccctcccctccattcccatctcctccaggaccaagattcccctggggattcatttaaacctggtggattcagtacaggcaggtcctgtcccctccttccaggctgagcatgtatccctgtgtaagcccaaggttccaaacagccagcttgaATTCATGCTTATGGAAGATATTATTTAAGTTCTTTAAGACAGATGAGATCAATCAATATGATACAAATATTAAAGTAACAATATGACATCATCTCTCCTCACTTTGATAAATACAAATCTTTGGCTTGGAAATTAGATTGGgataaaaatataatcaaatatgGCATGTATCTTTTAATATAAGAGGCTCAGGGTACTCACAAGTCATAATAGTACTTGACTAATTTGAATTAAATATACCATAGCATGAGCtataatttcatataaaaatactGCATCCCTGCAACTTCCTATCACTTATATTCCAAATACACTAACATTGATATATTTTTCCTAAGATATCAAAATTGTTAGTATCAGTTGATTTAATGCCAAAGAAGTATTAGACAAAAAAATTGTACTTAATTAGTTTTAACTGTGTATTGAACTCATCAATGCAAACCAAGCATTAAAATCCTGTCACTAACTTCAtggtttattaaataaattatttgcattttatttcttaaatttcctTACAGTGTTGTTAATGATAAATGAATAACTTTTTAGAATAgctttttcatattttgaaattcaaaaatatgttttattaaataaatcatttacattttatttattatacttccTTATAATGTTATTCATGGCAATGAATAACATTTTAGAGGAAATTTTGAATACTTTAAGTTTAAGtacaaaaaatgaatatatacaaattatctttcaTTCCAAAACATGAagagctatacaaacacacatgcacaatcaaATACGTTTTGGAAGTATACATGACAATATAAACTTCTGAGGAATAAATTCAAGAAAGAGCTACATAAATTAATCTGATCTTGGTACCAAAAACATGTGGTTCCAGTGAAGATCTTAAGACTTGGCaagatatttatgttacaaattattttccaacttctaattttaaaatttgacataCATTTATACCACCAGCCATCTTAGTTATTATAGCTCAAGTACTGACTAGCAACACATAATGCTGTATGTCATAATGAATAGCAAATACTGGACTTATACCCCCAATATAGCTGTTGTCATTTACAATGAATCTATTTGCAACTATAAATATGCAACCTTATCATTGTCCTTTTCTAAGATGAAAGTAtagtctcctttctttttttcctcttggtcatgtgtttattttatttatttatttatttatcattcacctcagcagaatgccaaatgccatttattgaaggagggaggaggcattACATACAAGCTTACAGCACAATAGGAGAGCATCAAAGGGCAGAAATTTGCTaatgatgttttacaatcttgcatttaagctgttaatgcccaatatgcaggatacacaaacaaggaacttcccttaagcattcaggggAGTGGAAACCAGCagagaattagcatagggaggacatctttTTAATATGCAATTTATATTACATAAGGTAAATGGAAGCATAGAGAAATGAACCCAAAAAAAGAAGCTGTTGGAAGACAATGAAATGTCtctggataaaggcacttgctaccaagcttgaGAAGCTGTGTTTGATCCAAGAACCTGTTTtagaaggacagaaccaactcctgcaagttgtcctcaggCCTACTACAGCATGAGGTTTTGTTAGTCTTCCAATGTCCCTTGACACATGACCCTTTTTTTACTTCCTGAGGCTACGACACTTCGAAATCACTAATGAATGAAATGTTTCAGTTCAGAATATTCAGGAAAGTGCCATACAACACGTGTGCATGTACTCAGTGTTTATACACATGcattaaataaagataatttttaatttaaaatgaaagtaatgTCTGATACATAGATAGTGAATTTAATAAATAGTGAGAAATTGTGTTTTTAGCTAGTGTTGTTTTGTGCAAGACTAATAATGAAGGCAATGGTTAAGAAGTATTAGATTCTTCCACCTTCTgagtatatatgtttatttactttaGCTCTGTGAGAATTCAAT includes:
- the LOC118574369 gene encoding high mobility group protein B2-like encodes the protein MSSKSFFVQMCQEEHKKKHPESSGNFDEFSKKFKDLATSHKARYDREMKNYVPPKVDKKGKTKKDPNAPKRPLFAFFLFCSEHRPKIKSEHPGLTFRDTAKKLGEMWSEQSAKDEQPYEQKAAKLKEKYEKDIAAYCAKGKSEA